A genomic stretch from Cloacibacterium caeni includes:
- a CDS encoding calponin homology domain-containing protein produces the protein MLKIFFFLLFSCGINAQQLESLKILKIKHDSIETQLKLKHQEEIKGKSESEISEIYYQNLLSRSKNNRERLDHYFSAVQTYLETQKLIGPSQEAAQQEIPDKTANYSQGFPALYKEVHDFIKNRYQDRLDDYFSKSAKIHFIVQNDHSLYIEKVEGTEKEFNDLALLAFLMTTGKWESAFQSGSNVKSKFVLPVKFVVEE, from the coding sequence ATGCTAAAAATATTTTTCTTTCTTCTTTTTTCTTGTGGGATAAATGCTCAACAATTAGAATCTTTAAAAATTCTAAAAATAAAGCATGACAGCATAGAAACTCAGCTGAAACTAAAGCACCAGGAAGAAATTAAAGGAAAATCTGAGTCTGAAATCAGTGAAATTTATTACCAAAATCTACTTAGCAGAAGCAAAAATAACAGAGAACGTTTAGACCATTATTTTTCTGCCGTTCAAACGTATTTAGAAACTCAAAAATTGATTGGCCCAAGTCAAGAAGCAGCCCAACAAGAAATTCCAGATAAAACAGCGAATTATTCTCAAGGTTTTCCCGCTCTATATAAAGAAGTGCATGATTTTATCAAAAATAGATATCAAGATAGATTAGATGATTATTTTTCCAAATCTGCTAAAATCCATTTTATTGTTCAAAATGACCATTCACTTTACATAGAAAAAGTTGAAGGTACGGAGAAAGAATTTAACGATTTAGCTTTGCTGGCATTTTTAATGACCACTGGAAAATGGGAAAGTGCTTTTCAAAGCGGTTCCAATGTAAAATCTAAATTTGTTTTGCCTGTAAAATTTGTAGTAGAAGAGTAA
- a CDS encoding M1 family metallopeptidase, translated as MTQKFLAIFLLAFGLFSAQQSAYYQQEASYKMEIDVDAANFSYHGNQEIKYTNNSPDELSVVYFHLYWNAFKPNSLMDQRVQNQGKNADGRLTEFGNSKLASIPKNEEGSQTVNWIKQNGKLLKFEVQETIMKVYLNEKIKPNSTTTFTMDWDSVVPKQIRRSGRNNREGVDMTMTQWFPKLAEYDYDGWATFDYVGREFHAPFSNFDVTIKIDKEYVVGAGGVLENPTEVKGYTENPTIKTDKNDKATWRFTAKNILDFAWAADKDYSVETFIVPDGPKVNFVYQKSEKTQFWSEAQPYITKFFQLMNATFGRYVYPTYSFIQGGDGGMEYGMCTMILGEARSLENLLGLMIHEGSHSWYQQMLATNESMKPWLDEGFTSYAEDFVMNALFPKDDMPNPFYNAIQSYVRFVKSGKEEPAVWLADHHDNGTAYTVASYTKGELFLVELGYIVGEENLSKILKKYYQDWNLKHPTDRDFIHIAQQISGMDLKWFHHYWINTTKTIDYAIKDVKYNDDSTTITLVNNGEVPMPIDFSIFTKDKKTVNYHIPLNMMRAPKTKDYFGDFQTLNYWNWTTKEYTLTIPYKKSDLQILGIDFSQRLADVNPENNFLEVK; from the coding sequence ATGACTCAAAAATTTTTAGCAATTTTTCTTTTAGCATTCGGATTATTTTCCGCACAACAAAGTGCTTACTACCAACAAGAAGCTTCTTACAAAATGGAAATCGATGTAGATGCTGCTAATTTTTCTTATCACGGTAACCAAGAAATAAAATATACCAATAATTCTCCTGATGAACTTTCGGTAGTGTACTTTCACTTGTATTGGAATGCTTTTAAACCCAATTCTTTGATGGATCAAAGAGTGCAAAACCAAGGAAAAAATGCAGACGGAAGATTAACTGAATTCGGAAATTCTAAATTAGCTTCTATTCCTAAAAACGAAGAAGGTTCACAAACCGTAAACTGGATTAAACAAAACGGAAAACTTCTAAAATTTGAAGTTCAAGAAACCATTATGAAGGTTTACCTCAACGAAAAAATAAAACCAAACTCTACCACCACTTTTACGATGGATTGGGATTCTGTAGTTCCTAAACAAATCCGTAGAAGCGGAAGAAATAACAGAGAAGGTGTAGATATGACCATGACGCAATGGTTCCCAAAACTAGCAGAATATGATTATGATGGTTGGGCAACTTTTGATTATGTAGGCAGAGAATTTCACGCTCCTTTTTCTAATTTTGATGTAACCATAAAGATTGATAAAGAATATGTAGTTGGAGCAGGTGGTGTTTTAGAAAACCCTACAGAAGTAAAAGGCTACACCGAAAATCCTACGATAAAAACAGATAAAAACGACAAGGCAACTTGGCGTTTTACCGCAAAAAATATTTTAGATTTTGCTTGGGCTGCAGATAAAGACTATTCTGTAGAAACCTTCATCGTTCCAGATGGACCAAAAGTGAATTTTGTCTACCAAAAATCTGAAAAAACACAATTCTGGAGCGAAGCACAACCTTACATTACCAAATTTTTCCAATTAATGAATGCCACTTTTGGCAGATACGTTTACCCTACTTATAGCTTTATACAAGGCGGAGATGGCGGAATGGAATACGGAATGTGTACCATGATTCTCGGCGAAGCTAGAAGTTTAGAAAATTTATTAGGATTGATGATTCATGAAGGATCGCACTCTTGGTATCAGCAAATGCTTGCCACTAACGAAAGCATGAAACCTTGGTTAGATGAAGGTTTTACCAGTTATGCAGAAGATTTCGTGATGAATGCACTTTTCCCTAAAGATGATATGCCAAATCCTTTTTACAATGCAATTCAGTCCTATGTAAGATTTGTAAAATCTGGCAAAGAAGAACCAGCAGTTTGGTTAGCAGACCATCACGATAACGGAACGGCTTATACCGTAGCTTCTTACACTAAAGGCGAATTATTCTTAGTAGAACTAGGCTACATTGTGGGTGAAGAAAATTTATCTAAAATTTTGAAAAAATATTACCAAGACTGGAACCTTAAACATCCTACAGATAGAGATTTTATCCATATTGCACAGCAAATTTCTGGTATGGATTTGAAATGGTTCCATCATTATTGGATTAACACGACCAAAACCATAGATTACGCGATAAAAGATGTAAAATACAATGATGATTCTACTACGATTACGCTCGTAAATAACGGTGAAGTTCCTATGCCAATTGATTTTAGCATTTTTACAAAAGACAAAAAAACGGTGAACTATCACATTCCGCTAAATATGATGAGAGCTCCTAAAACCAAAGATTATTTTGGAGACTTCCAAACCTTAAATTATTGGAACTGGACTACCAAAGAATACACTTTGACCATTCCTTACAAAAAATCTGATTTACAAATTTTAGGAATAGACTTCTCTCAAAGATTAGCAGATGTAAACCCTGAAAATAATTTTTTAGAAGTAAAATAA
- a CDS encoding bifunctional folylpolyglutamate synthase/dihydrofolate synthase, whose protein sequence is MPNYQIEGQKAYKPGLENITKLCDFFGNPQEKLKMIHIGGTNGKGSTSNMLASVLQEQGYIVGLYNSPHLIDFTERIKINGVYCEKEFVFDFIQKLRNIPEEILPSFFEFTTIMAFEYFYQKKVDFAIIEVGLGGRLDSTNIIKPIVSAITNVDLDHQNILGETLEEIATEKAGIVKHNIPIISGDERDLVKNIIQQKAIENHSEFIDATEISTDLETDLKGNYQKKNIRVVIALVEELRKQKIKISESSVENGLMKVHQNTKFIGRWFQFSENPLIICDTAHNQAGLEMVFAQLNAIEKYKHIVLGFVNDKKIDDVLKILPKNAQYYFVKPSISRGRSPKEYENLLISAKIDFQIFETVDAGFQAAKKKCKSAEMIFVGGSNFVVGEFLEKNL, encoded by the coding sequence ATGCCAAATTACCAAATTGAAGGTCAAAAAGCTTATAAACCAGGCTTAGAAAATATTACAAAGCTTTGTGATTTTTTCGGAAATCCTCAGGAAAAACTGAAGATGATTCATATTGGCGGAACTAATGGAAAAGGCTCTACCAGCAATATGTTGGCTTCGGTTTTACAAGAACAAGGATACATCGTTGGTTTGTATAATTCTCCTCATTTAATTGATTTTACGGAGAGAATTAAAATTAATGGAGTCTATTGTGAGAAAGAATTTGTCTTTGATTTTATTCAAAAATTGAGAAATATTCCAGAAGAAATTCTTCCTTCTTTTTTTGAATTTACCACGATTATGGCATTTGAATATTTCTATCAAAAAAAGGTTGATTTTGCCATTATTGAAGTGGGTTTGGGAGGTAGATTAGATTCTACCAATATAATAAAACCTATAGTTTCTGCTATTACCAATGTAGATTTAGATCACCAGAATATTTTAGGAGAAACTCTGGAGGAAATTGCCACAGAAAAAGCAGGGATTGTAAAGCATAATATTCCCATTATTTCTGGCGACGAAAGAGATTTGGTGAAAAATATTATTCAACAAAAAGCCATCGAAAATCATTCTGAATTTATAGATGCAACCGAAATTTCTACTGATTTAGAAACAGATTTGAAGGGAAATTATCAAAAGAAAAATATTAGAGTAGTTATCGCTTTAGTTGAAGAATTAAGAAAACAAAAAATAAAAATTTCTGAAAGTTCTGTTGAAAATGGTTTGATGAAAGTTCACCAAAACACCAAATTCATCGGAAGATGGTTTCAATTTTCAGAAAATCCATTGATTATTTGTGATACCGCTCATAATCAGGCTGGTTTAGAAATGGTTTTTGCCCAATTGAATGCCATTGAAAAGTATAAACACATTGTCCTTGGTTTTGTGAATGATAAAAAAATAGATGATGTATTGAAAATTTTACCTAAAAATGCTCAATATTACTTTGTAAAGCCCTCTATTAGCAGAGGAAGAAGTCCAAAAGAGTATGAAAATTTACTAATTTCTGCAAAAATAGATTTTCAAATTTTTGAAACAGTAGATGCTGGTTTTCAGGCAGCTAAAAAAAAATGTAAGTCAGCAGAAATGATTTTTGTGGGTGGAAGTAATTTTGTAGTGGGAGAATTTTTAGAAAAAAATTTGTAG
- a CDS encoding type III pantothenate kinase, whose protein sequence is MTSIVINIGNTNIRFGHFIDGKCDVSWIINTKPYGTRDELFAQFSMLYQTYNVDIEKVDKIIIGSVVPQLTHIISSALYKIHGIEAIVVDRKTHSPIHHKSNQMGTDIFANLVAAHFLYPNKKKIILDFGTALTASCVAEDGEVLGVIIAPGIITSLNSLVKQTAQLPEIELTKPKSVLGHDTVSCMTSGMVYGFLGMVEGFIDRINEEVNDECFVIATGGVSHVYQPLTNKIDIADKLHTLKGLYFLGKDK, encoded by the coding sequence ATGACGAGCATTGTAATAAACATTGGCAACACCAATATTAGATTTGGCCATTTTATTGATGGTAAATGTGATGTTTCTTGGATTATTAACACCAAACCTTACGGAACTAGAGACGAACTTTTCGCCCAATTTTCTATGCTGTATCAAACGTACAATGTAGATATAGAAAAGGTAGATAAAATCATTATTGGTTCTGTGGTACCTCAGCTTACACACATTATCAGCAGTGCTTTGTATAAAATTCACGGAATAGAAGCCATAGTGGTAGATAGAAAAACGCACTCTCCTATTCATCATAAGTCTAATCAAATGGGAACTGATATTTTTGCCAATTTAGTGGCAGCTCATTTTCTCTATCCCAACAAAAAGAAAATTATTCTAGATTTCGGAACTGCACTTACTGCAAGTTGTGTAGCCGAAGATGGAGAAGTTTTGGGCGTAATCATCGCTCCAGGAATTATCACTTCTCTTAATTCTTTGGTGAAACAAACCGCACAACTGCCTGAAATAGAGCTCACTAAACCAAAATCTGTTTTAGGACATGATACGGTTTCTTGTATGACTTCGGGGATGGTTTATGGCTTTTTAGGAATGGTAGAAGGTTTTATCGACCGTATAAACGAAGAAGTAAACGATGAATGTTTCGTTATTGCAACAGGTGGCGTTTCTCATGTTTATCAACCTTTGACCAATAAAATAGACATCGCGGATAAATTACACACTTTAAAAGGTCTTTATTTCCTAGGGAAAGACAAATAA
- a CDS encoding nucleoside deaminase produces the protein MFTPEYFMKQALQEAEIAREKDEVPIGCVIVFKDRIIARGHNLTEQLNDVTAHAEMQAITSAANFLGGKYLKDCTMYVTLEPCVMCAGALTWSQISKVVIGARDEKRGFINQNVKLHPKTEIVSGILENECSEIVKSFFKNKR, from the coding sequence ATGTTTACACCAGAATATTTCATGAAACAGGCTTTGCAAGAAGCCGAAATTGCCAGAGAAAAAGACGAAGTTCCTATTGGTTGCGTGATTGTTTTCAAAGATAGAATTATCGCGAGAGGTCATAATCTTACAGAACAATTAAATGACGTGACTGCGCATGCAGAAATGCAGGCAATTACTTCTGCGGCTAATTTTTTGGGCGGAAAATATTTAAAAGATTGTACCATGTATGTTACGCTAGAACCTTGTGTAATGTGTGCGGGAGCTCTAACTTGGTCACAGATTTCAAAAGTTGTCATTGGTGCGAGAGATGAAAAGCGAGGTTTCATCAATCAAAACGTGAAACTTCATCCTAAAACAGAAATTGTTTCGGGAATTTTAGAAAATGAATGCTCAGAAATCGTGAAAAGTTTCTTTAAAAATAAAAGATAA